The Nesterenkonia xinjiangensis genome contains a region encoding:
- the cydC gene encoding thiol reductant ABC exporter subunit CydC, giving the protein MSPAPARDLLRLARPGVRTMLPALAFGVLSGLSAVLLLGLSAYLITRAAEQPPILYLGLLVVGVRAFALSRGFFRYLERLSSHDAAFRTLSTLRVGLVERLMPLAPAGLVDRGRGDLLSRLVRDVEQLLDLPTRVIQPLVSSGVVVVSTLAGLAWFSPAAAAALAVLLGLALLAGTWLNARISGSAERRTAMLRGALADEVTDLVVDVDVLLAYGAAEEQVRRVERADARLRAAELRSAVGAGVVSALLTGLTGAAVLAMLLLGIPALRPSAPLGPEFLLSPGVVDGPVLAVLALVPLAVFEVAAAVPAAWSARRRVLAAAERIAELTERPRPEEIPADDGEDSAADGADTPADHPDGGVLLELEQMTVRWPGQSVATAAPVDLRLGPGERALVTGPSGAGKTALAQALVRLLEHEGSCRLDGVEIREMSAAAVRRRVCLIEQRAHLFDSTLRANLSFAHPQGPEAAGDDQLWEVLEAVGLGEWARSRDGLDTRVGREGALVSGGQAQRIAVARGLLSRADMLVLDEPTAHVDPELGDQLIRDLLGAASRTPERNVGRGRSVILMSHLPVPEHLVDHHLGLTAATSSCSNEHRVTLI; this is encoded by the coding sequence ATGAGCCCCGCACCTGCTCGTGATCTGCTCCGCCTGGCCCGCCCCGGAGTCCGGACCATGCTCCCGGCGCTGGCTTTCGGGGTGCTCTCCGGGCTGAGCGCGGTCCTGCTGCTGGGGCTCTCGGCATACCTGATCACGCGTGCCGCAGAGCAGCCGCCCATCCTCTACCTGGGCCTGCTGGTGGTCGGGGTGCGGGCCTTCGCGCTCTCCCGGGGGTTCTTCCGCTACCTGGAGAGGCTGAGCTCCCACGACGCCGCGTTCCGCACGCTGAGCACCCTGCGCGTGGGGCTGGTCGAGCGGCTCATGCCGCTGGCCCCGGCGGGACTGGTCGACCGCGGGCGGGGTGACCTGCTCTCCCGGCTGGTCCGGGATGTGGAGCAGCTGCTCGACCTGCCCACACGGGTGATTCAGCCCCTGGTGAGCTCCGGCGTCGTCGTGGTGAGCACCCTGGCCGGGCTGGCCTGGTTCTCCCCGGCAGCGGCGGCCGCGCTCGCCGTGCTGCTGGGGCTTGCTCTCCTGGCCGGTACCTGGCTGAACGCGAGGATCAGCGGGTCCGCTGAGCGCCGGACCGCCATGCTGCGCGGGGCGCTCGCCGATGAGGTCACCGACCTGGTGGTCGACGTGGACGTTCTGCTGGCCTACGGCGCGGCGGAGGAGCAGGTCCGCCGCGTGGAGCGGGCCGATGCGCGGCTGCGGGCTGCGGAGCTGCGCAGCGCGGTCGGGGCCGGCGTGGTCTCGGCGCTGCTGACCGGGCTCACCGGGGCGGCCGTGCTGGCGATGCTGCTGCTCGGCATCCCGGCTCTGCGGCCCAGCGCGCCGCTGGGTCCGGAGTTCCTGCTCAGCCCGGGGGTGGTGGACGGCCCGGTGCTGGCGGTGCTGGCCCTGGTGCCGCTGGCGGTCTTCGAGGTCGCCGCCGCCGTGCCCGCGGCCTGGTCTGCCCGACGCCGCGTGCTCGCCGCCGCGGAGCGGATCGCAGAGCTGACCGAGCGGCCCCGGCCGGAGGAGATCCCGGCCGACGACGGCGAGGACTCAGCTGCCGACGGCGCCGACACCCCGGCGGATCATCCGGACGGCGGTGTGCTGCTGGAGCTCGAGCAGATGACTGTGCGCTGGCCGGGTCAGAGTGTCGCGACGGCGGCGCCGGTGGATCTGCGTCTCGGCCCGGGGGAGCGGGCGCTGGTCACCGGTCCCAGCGGGGCGGGGAAGACGGCGCTGGCCCAGGCGCTGGTGCGTCTGCTGGAGCATGAGGGCTCGTGCCGGCTGGACGGCGTCGAGATCCGCGAGATGTCTGCGGCTGCGGTGCGGCGGCGCGTGTGCCTGATCGAGCAGCGGGCGCATCTGTTCGACTCCACATTGCGCGCGAATCTGAGCTTCGCCCACCCTCAGGGACCCGAGGCGGCCGGCGATGATCAGCTCTGGGAGGTTCTGGAGGCTGTCGGGCTGGGGGAGTGGGCTCGATCCCGGGACGGCCTGGACACGAGGGTGGGCCGCGAGGGCGCCCTGGTCTCCGGAGGGCAGGCGCAGCGCATCGCCGTCGCCCGCGGGCTCCTCTCCCGGGCCGACATGCTGGTGCTGGACGAGCCCACCGCGCATGTGGACCCGGAGCTGGGCGATCAGCTGATCCGGGATCTGCTCGGGGCTGCCTCGCGCACGCCGGAGCGAAATGTCGGCCGCGGACGGAGCGTGATCCTGATGTCCCACCTGCCCGTGCCGGAGCATCTGGTGGATCATCACCTGGGACTGACGGCGGCGACCTCCTCATGCTCAAATGAGCACCGAGTGACACTCATTTGA
- a CDS encoding extracellular solute-binding protein gives MRRLPHLAVASTLTIALAACGAGGGEEEADATGSADLTLWLMEDSVPDAAQEWLVEEFESTHEGSTLTVQMQPWAGIVELLQTSLPDSSQTPDLVEIGNTQASTFTSVGAFSPVDEILEDLGGDSLIESGLEAGTWEGTTYAPPLYAGSRIIFYRQDLLDAAGIEVPTTLDELNEAAVELNEANPEDTDDFSGIYLASSDPKTLEGWLFTYGGDYATQQSDGTWEGALSTPESLEGLRAAQELMEDGSEYVSDPNEAVPVAYELFNSGRIGFYSGLALKEYDIDDELWESGQAQVMALPGPDPETPGTTFAGGSNVAISAASENQELSEEVLKLIYSPDFQTLLAEEAGWVPGNLDYADALSGHSADPFQDAVAHSQLTPNTPSWGVADSAQLPLEIWTRIADGEDVEDVAADVDAQLEEILND, from the coding sequence ATGCGACGGCTCCCGCACCTGGCAGTTGCCTCCACCCTGACCATCGCCCTGGCCGCCTGCGGCGCCGGCGGCGGGGAGGAGGAGGCCGACGCGACCGGCTCCGCCGACCTCACCCTCTGGCTCATGGAGGACTCTGTCCCCGACGCCGCCCAGGAGTGGCTGGTGGAGGAGTTCGAGTCCACCCACGAAGGCTCCACCCTCACCGTCCAGATGCAGCCATGGGCCGGAATCGTCGAACTGCTGCAGACCTCTCTGCCTGACTCCTCGCAGACTCCTGACCTCGTGGAGATCGGCAACACCCAGGCCTCCACCTTCACCTCTGTGGGCGCCTTCTCCCCGGTCGACGAGATCCTCGAGGACCTCGGAGGGGACTCGCTGATCGAGTCAGGGCTGGAGGCCGGCACCTGGGAGGGAACCACGTACGCGCCGCCCCTCTACGCCGGATCCCGCATCATCTTCTACCGCCAGGATCTTCTCGACGCGGCAGGGATCGAGGTGCCCACCACGCTCGACGAGCTCAATGAGGCGGCAGTCGAGCTCAACGAGGCCAACCCCGAGGACACCGACGACTTCTCCGGCATCTATCTGGCCTCCTCCGACCCGAAGACCCTGGAGGGCTGGCTGTTCACCTATGGCGGCGACTACGCGACCCAGCAGTCGGACGGCACATGGGAGGGCGCGCTCTCGACTCCGGAGTCCCTGGAGGGGCTCCGAGCAGCCCAGGAGCTCATGGAGGACGGCTCAGAATACGTCTCCGACCCCAACGAGGCGGTGCCGGTGGCCTACGAGCTCTTCAACTCCGGCAGGATTGGCTTCTACTCGGGGCTCGCCCTGAAGGAGTACGACATCGACGATGAGCTCTGGGAGAGCGGCCAGGCTCAGGTGATGGCCCTGCCGGGCCCCGATCCGGAGACCCCCGGGACCACCTTCGCAGGCGGGTCCAACGTGGCGATCTCCGCGGCCTCCGAGAACCAGGAGCTCTCAGAGGAGGTCCTCAAGCTCATCTACTCCCCGGACTTCCAGACCCTGCTCGCGGAGGAGGCCGGCTGGGTGCCCGGCAACCTCGACTACGCCGACGCCCTCTCCGGTCACAGCGCCGACCCCTTCCAGGACGCGGTGGCGCACTCCCAGCTCACTCCCAACACTCCGTCCTGGGGCGTGGCGGACAGCGCCCAGCTTCCGCTGGAGATCTGGACCCGCATCGCCGACGGCGAGGACGTCGAAGATGTCGCCGCCGACGTCGACGCTCAGCTCGAAGAGATCCTGAACGACTGA
- a CDS encoding mannitol dehydrogenase family protein, which translates to MTAATPLSARTVTELGPDTPSGVALRTPDYPLEGRRVGIVHFGVGGFHRAHQALYLDRLFSGAGRADWAVCGVGLLPGDVRMRDALVPQDGLYTLVSTGPDGTRDARVIGSIAEYLYAPEDPEAVLARMTDEGVKIVSLTVTEGGYNYSPTTGEFLTETPAAARDLARGEGEHPETFFGFIVEALRRRRAAGTKPFTVLSCDNIRGNGDLAQRMILAFAQHRDAELAAWIRQDVAFPNCMVDRITPVTTEADRAMVAEECGVDDAWPVVSEDFLQWVLEDRFPAGRPAFEEVGVQMVHDVEPYELMKLRLLNCSHQVIAYFGLLLGHTYAHEACQDEVLVRFTRELYMDREGTPTVPEVPGIDLEAYKDQLIARFGNEHVRDTLARLAAESSDRIPTWMVPVIRENLAAGRDVSACAAVVASWARYAEGVGENGEEWPVVDRLRERVMAAAAQHDDDILIFLRDEELFGDLVEHQAFTRPYAEALTTLREQGARALLERSVG; encoded by the coding sequence ATGACCGCCGCCACTCCGCTCTCCGCACGCACCGTCACCGAGCTGGGCCCTGACACCCCCTCCGGTGTCGCCCTCCGCACCCCTGACTACCCGTTGGAGGGCCGGCGCGTGGGCATCGTCCATTTCGGCGTGGGCGGATTCCACCGGGCACACCAGGCCCTATACCTGGATCGTCTCTTCTCCGGCGCGGGGCGCGCGGACTGGGCGGTCTGCGGAGTGGGCCTGCTGCCCGGGGATGTGCGCATGCGGGATGCGCTGGTACCTCAGGACGGCCTCTACACGCTGGTCTCCACCGGCCCGGACGGCACCCGTGACGCCCGGGTGATCGGCTCGATCGCCGAGTATCTCTATGCGCCCGAAGATCCTGAGGCCGTTCTGGCGCGGATGACGGACGAGGGCGTGAAGATCGTCTCGCTGACCGTGACCGAGGGGGGCTACAACTACAGCCCCACCACCGGCGAGTTCCTGACGGAGACCCCAGCGGCGGCTCGGGATCTCGCCCGGGGCGAGGGCGAGCACCCGGAGACGTTCTTCGGCTTCATCGTGGAGGCGCTGCGCCGCCGGCGGGCCGCGGGGACGAAGCCGTTCACGGTGCTCAGCTGTGACAACATCCGCGGCAACGGCGACCTGGCGCAGCGCATGATCCTCGCCTTCGCCCAGCACCGCGACGCCGAGCTGGCGGCCTGGATCCGGCAGGACGTCGCCTTCCCGAACTGCATGGTGGACCGCATCACGCCGGTCACCACCGAGGCGGATCGTGCGATGGTCGCGGAGGAATGCGGCGTCGACGACGCCTGGCCGGTGGTCAGCGAGGATTTCCTGCAGTGGGTGCTCGAAGACCGCTTCCCCGCCGGACGTCCCGCCTTCGAGGAGGTCGGGGTGCAGATGGTCCACGACGTGGAGCCCTATGAGCTGATGAAGCTGCGGCTGCTCAACTGCAGCCATCAGGTGATCGCCTACTTCGGCCTGCTGCTGGGCCACACCTATGCCCATGAGGCGTGTCAGGATGAGGTCCTGGTCCGATTCACGCGCGAGCTCTACATGGACCGCGAGGGAACCCCCACGGTGCCCGAGGTGCCGGGGATCGACCTGGAGGCCTACAAGGACCAGCTGATCGCTCGCTTCGGCAATGAGCACGTCCGTGACACCCTGGCCCGGCTGGCCGCCGAGTCCTCGGACCGCATCCCCACCTGGATGGTGCCGGTGATCCGCGAGAATCTGGCCGCCGGGCGGGACGTCAGCGCCTGCGCTGCCGTCGTCGCGTCCTGGGCGCGCTACGCCGAAGGCGTCGGGGAGAACGGTGAGGAATGGCCGGTGGTGGACCGGCTGCGCGAGCGGGTGATGGCCGCCGCCGCTCAGCATGACGACGACATCCTGATCTTTCTGCGCGATGAGGAGCTCTTCGGGGACCTGGTGGAGCACCAGGCCTTCACCCGCCCCTACGCAGAAGCCCTGACCACCCTGCGGGAGCAGGGGGCCAGGGCTCTGCTGGAGAGGTCGGTGGGTTGA
- a CDS encoding ABC transporter ATP-binding protein, protein MASVTYDAASRIYTPGARPAINQLQLEIADGEFLVLVGPSGCGKSTALRMLAGLEEVNEGRILIGGEDVSHVSPKDRDIAMVFQNYALYPHMSVSENMGFALKIAGVPKDERARRVRDAAKLLDLEPYLDRKPKALSGGQRQRVAMGRAIVRSPKVFLMDEPLSNLDAKLRVQTRTQIAALTRKLAVTTVYVTHDQVEAMTMGDRVCVLKDGVLQQVDSPRNLYDTPANVFVAGFIGSPAMNLFQVQHDGDSLILGGERYPISDGSLKKANGNTVTLGVRPEDIHIDEVHGIEMIVDLTEELGADAHIFGSPEGLESFQPLVVRVDGRRPPLKGDRVKVVPQMDHIHLFDSETGLRLNGDIPDHTPHAQLADVEALQDEEE, encoded by the coding sequence ATGGCCTCTGTGACCTATGACGCCGCGAGCCGGATCTACACCCCCGGTGCCCGCCCCGCCATCAATCAGCTCCAGCTGGAGATCGCCGATGGCGAGTTCCTGGTCCTCGTCGGACCCTCTGGCTGCGGAAAGTCCACCGCACTGCGCATGCTCGCCGGCCTCGAAGAGGTCAACGAGGGCCGCATCCTCATCGGTGGCGAGGACGTCTCCCACGTATCGCCCAAGGACCGCGACATCGCGATGGTCTTCCAGAACTACGCGCTGTACCCGCACATGTCGGTCTCGGAGAACATGGGCTTCGCCCTGAAGATCGCCGGCGTCCCGAAGGACGAGCGAGCCAGGCGCGTCAGGGACGCCGCCAAGCTCCTCGACCTCGAGCCCTACCTCGACCGCAAGCCGAAGGCCCTCTCCGGTGGTCAGCGTCAGCGTGTGGCCATGGGCCGTGCGATCGTCCGCTCCCCCAAGGTCTTCCTCATGGACGAGCCGCTGTCCAACCTCGACGCCAAGCTGCGCGTGCAGACTCGCACCCAGATCGCCGCACTGACCCGCAAGCTCGCGGTCACCACCGTCTACGTCACGCACGACCAGGTCGAGGCGATGACCATGGGCGACCGCGTCTGCGTGCTCAAGGACGGCGTGCTGCAGCAGGTCGACTCCCCCCGCAACCTCTATGACACCCCGGCCAACGTCTTCGTGGCCGGCTTCATCGGCTCCCCGGCCATGAACCTCTTCCAGGTCCAGCACGACGGCGACAGCCTCATCCTCGGCGGTGAGCGGTACCCCATCTCCGACGGCTCCCTGAAGAAGGCCAACGGCAACACGGTCACCCTGGGCGTCCGCCCCGAAGACATCCACATCGACGAGGTCCACGGCATCGAGATGATCGTGGACCTCACCGAGGAGCTCGGCGCTGACGCACACATCTTCGGCTCGCCGGAGGGCCTCGAGTCCTTCCAGCCGCTGGTGGTCCGCGTCGACGGCCGCCGCCCCCCGCTGAAGGGCGACCGCGTGAAGGTCGTCCCGCAGATGGACCACATCCACCTGTTCGACTCCGAGACCGGCCTGCGCCTCAACGGCGACATCCCGGACCACACTCCGCACGCCCAGCTCGCCGACGTCGAGGCCCTGCAGGACGAGGAGGAGTGA
- a CDS encoding beta-N-acetylhexosaminidase codes for MSLKLYPMPRRIDVQDGPAPRPQAEVVVAHDPDLPPQGYRLDYGPTTRLTYADEAGLRYAQQTLDQLRGTPMTEQQAVHIEDWPDFARRGFMLDISRDRVPTRAGLRRLVEVLAQARYNHLELYTEHSFAYPGHEEVWQDASPLTGEDLRWLDDLCAARGIELVPNQNTFGHWERWLAHDSYRFRAENPEPQEFAGTLRPPSTLAPTEENARFITGLLEDLVPHFRSDRLNIGADETWELGTGESRARAEQEGLGTVFLDYVERVARPWTSRGHRVEFWSDILGSHPELMARLPEGTVPVVWLYDSPEHIATVIDRMSEKELAFSQAHGVDPEELRSFATRAQALIDADVPFWVAPGTGTWLSFVGRLDNALGNITDAALTGAEHGSEGFLLTSWGDCGHYDPLVISYAPILFGGAASWSLESNRELTHHLDGLLDRLIFMDEACVLGSALVQIGRVADALDAKTANSSPLFRAVQQPGTLEPHHVPSEDSLEAARRTLDTALEALQDARPAAPEGPVAVAETAQAIRWARFGVDLLRSGLVPGAEQNHGSSRAARRLLSRFDQLVAEQRRTWLLSSRPGGLDTSIDRFQPVRRFLVAASSERS; via the coding sequence ATGTCTCTGAAGCTCTACCCCATGCCGCGCCGCATCGACGTCCAGGACGGGCCCGCCCCGCGTCCGCAGGCCGAGGTCGTCGTCGCTCATGACCCGGACCTTCCGCCCCAGGGATACCGGCTGGACTACGGTCCGACCACCCGGCTGACCTACGCCGACGAAGCCGGACTGCGCTACGCGCAGCAGACCCTCGACCAACTGCGCGGCACCCCGATGACCGAGCAGCAGGCGGTGCACATCGAGGACTGGCCCGATTTCGCCCGGCGTGGCTTCATGCTGGACATCAGCCGGGACCGTGTCCCCACCCGAGCGGGCCTTCGCCGCCTGGTGGAGGTGCTCGCCCAGGCACGGTACAACCATCTCGAGCTCTACACCGAGCACAGCTTCGCCTACCCGGGGCACGAAGAGGTCTGGCAGGACGCCTCCCCGCTCACCGGGGAGGACCTGCGCTGGCTGGACGATCTCTGTGCTGCCCGCGGGATCGAACTGGTGCCGAACCAGAACACCTTCGGCCACTGGGAACGATGGCTCGCCCATGACAGCTACAGGTTCCGAGCGGAGAACCCGGAGCCCCAGGAGTTCGCCGGCACCCTGCGGCCGCCCTCCACGCTGGCGCCCACCGAGGAGAACGCCCGGTTCATCACCGGCCTGCTGGAGGACCTGGTGCCCCACTTCCGCTCTGACCGCCTCAACATCGGCGCCGATGAGACCTGGGAGCTCGGCACCGGGGAGAGTCGGGCACGTGCCGAGCAGGAAGGCCTGGGCACGGTGTTCCTGGACTATGTCGAACGCGTCGCGCGGCCCTGGACCTCGCGAGGGCACCGCGTGGAGTTCTGGTCCGACATCCTGGGAAGCCACCCGGAGCTCATGGCTAGGCTTCCGGAGGGGACGGTGCCGGTGGTCTGGCTCTATGACTCCCCCGAGCACATCGCGACGGTCATCGACCGGATGAGCGAGAAGGAGCTGGCCTTCTCCCAAGCCCATGGGGTGGATCCTGAGGAGCTGCGCAGCTTCGCGACGCGGGCTCAGGCGCTCATCGACGCGGACGTCCCCTTCTGGGTGGCTCCCGGGACGGGGACCTGGCTGTCCTTCGTCGGGCGGCTGGACAACGCTCTGGGAAACATCACCGACGCCGCCCTGACCGGGGCCGAACACGGCTCCGAGGGGTTCCTCCTCACCAGCTGGGGAGACTGCGGTCACTACGATCCGCTGGTGATCTCCTATGCGCCCATCCTCTTCGGCGGAGCGGCCAGCTGGTCTCTTGAGAGCAACCGCGAGCTCACCCATCACCTCGACGGGCTGCTCGATCGCCTCATCTTCATGGATGAGGCCTGCGTGCTCGGCTCGGCGCTCGTCCAGATCGGACGAGTCGCAGACGCCCTCGATGCCAAGACGGCGAACTCGAGTCCGCTGTTCCGCGCCGTGCAGCAGCCAGGCACCCTGGAGCCGCACCATGTGCCCTCGGAGGACAGCCTGGAAGCGGCCCGCAGGACTCTCGACACTGCTCTCGAGGCGCTGCAGGATGCCCGACCGGCCGCCCCGGAGGGCCCTGTCGCCGTCGCCGAGACGGCTCAGGCCATCCGGTGGGCGAGATTCGGCGTGGACCTGCTGCGCTCGGGGTTGGTCCCCGGCGCCGAGCAGAACCACGGCTCGTCGCGCGCCGCACGCCGCCTGCTCAGCCGCTTCGACCAGCTGGTCGCCGAGCAGCGACGGACGTGGCTGCTGTCGTCCCGCCCGGGCGGCCTGGACACCAGCATCGACCGATTCCAGCCGGTACGGCGCTTCCTGGTGGCCGCCTCCAGCGAGAGGTCCTGA
- a CDS encoding carbohydrate ABC transporter permease, which produces MSPTTTPMRPRRAGGRLALNIVAGALALVWIFPIYWMVNVSLQPNAQMRLDGPTWLPFSFTPDAYLGVLQDSSFWTALQMSLQVSLLAVAVALCSATLAAVALSRFRFRSRTAIVVTVLIVQMIPAEALFISQFRMLSNWGLVNTALGLSLLYVGTVMPFIVWMLKGFVDGVPVDLEEAAMIDGCTKVGAFFRVTFPLLGPGLVATGVFGFLVSWNEFTLALVILSSGGRVTLPVWLQGFQEGMTGTDWAGVMAGSALIAVPVLILFCLVQRRMASGMVAGAVKG; this is translated from the coding sequence ATGAGCCCGACGACGACACCGATGCGTCCTCGTCGCGCCGGCGGCCGCCTCGCGCTGAACATCGTGGCGGGCGCGCTCGCCCTGGTGTGGATCTTCCCCATCTACTGGATGGTGAACGTCTCACTGCAGCCGAACGCCCAGATGAGGCTCGACGGGCCGACATGGCTCCCCTTCTCCTTCACCCCTGACGCGTATCTGGGAGTCCTGCAGGACAGCAGCTTCTGGACCGCTCTGCAGATGAGCCTCCAGGTGAGCCTCCTCGCGGTCGCGGTGGCACTGTGCTCAGCGACGCTGGCCGCCGTCGCCCTGAGCCGTTTCCGCTTCCGCAGCCGGACCGCCATCGTGGTGACCGTGCTGATCGTGCAGATGATCCCGGCCGAGGCGCTGTTCATCTCCCAGTTCAGGATGTTGTCCAACTGGGGCCTGGTCAACACTGCCCTGGGACTCTCACTCCTCTATGTGGGCACCGTCATGCCGTTCATCGTCTGGATGCTGAAGGGATTCGTGGACGGCGTGCCCGTGGACCTGGAGGAGGCTGCCATGATCGACGGCTGCACGAAGGTGGGGGCTTTCTTCCGGGTGACCTTCCCCCTGCTGGGGCCGGGCCTGGTCGCCACGGGAGTCTTCGGCTTCCTGGTGTCCTGGAACGAGTTCACCCTGGCCCTGGTGATCCTCTCCTCCGGGGGGAGAGTGACGCTGCCTGTCTGGCTCCAGGGCTTCCAGGAAGGGATGACCGGCACCGACTGGGCCGGGGTCATGGCAGGCTCCGCGCTCATCGCGGTCCCTGTGCTGATCCTGTTCTGCCTCGTCCAGCGACGCATGGCCTCGGGCATGGTCGCCGGTGCCGTCAAGGGCTGA
- a CDS encoding carbohydrate ABC transporter permease: MTALAPPRTTRDGASAPSRARPPGRAAAARRRRQNLTPYLLLLLPAGLVVLALGYPMGRQLVMSFQEFGIAQQFGQPPEWVGLSNYTTIVTDTYFWTVTLRTLAFTAVAAGATMVVGVGLAVLMQRVAAGLRIALQLALLFAWATPVIAAVAIWKLMADHRHGVVNTLLTGVGLGGFDGFHWLQAGTIPFLLVAATVVIWASTPLVSLATFAALSQVDEATVEAAQIDGASTPRILWHIVLPIIRPVLVLLAILQVIWDLRVFAQIYSLQQSAGNTSDTNLLGTYIYQTGIAGGDYGMASALAMIMLLILVLLTWRYVRILSRQGDLT, from the coding sequence ATGACCGCACTCGCACCGCCACGAACCACCCGGGACGGCGCCTCGGCGCCGTCCCGGGCCAGACCCCCTGGCCGAGCTGCCGCCGCCCGCCGACGGCGCCAGAACCTCACCCCGTACCTGCTGCTCCTGTTGCCCGCCGGGCTGGTGGTCCTCGCCCTGGGCTATCCGATGGGCCGTCAGCTGGTGATGTCCTTCCAGGAGTTCGGCATTGCGCAGCAGTTCGGCCAGCCGCCGGAATGGGTGGGTCTGAGCAACTACACCACCATCGTCACCGACACGTACTTCTGGACGGTCACCCTCCGGACGCTGGCCTTCACCGCGGTGGCGGCAGGAGCGACGATGGTGGTCGGCGTCGGCCTCGCCGTGCTGATGCAGCGTGTGGCGGCCGGCCTGCGCATCGCGCTGCAGCTGGCGCTGCTCTTCGCCTGGGCGACACCGGTGATCGCCGCCGTCGCGATCTGGAAGCTCATGGCCGACCATCGACACGGTGTCGTGAACACGCTCCTGACCGGCGTCGGCCTCGGTGGATTCGACGGCTTCCACTGGCTCCAGGCGGGGACGATCCCGTTCCTCCTCGTCGCGGCGACCGTGGTGATCTGGGCCAGCACCCCGCTGGTGTCCCTGGCCACCTTCGCCGCCCTCAGCCAGGTCGACGAGGCGACGGTCGAGGCCGCTCAGATCGACGGCGCCAGCACGCCGCGCATCCTCTGGCACATCGTGCTGCCCATCATCCGTCCCGTGCTGGTGCTCCTGGCCATCCTGCAGGTGATCTGGGACCTCCGCGTCTTCGCGCAGATCTATTCGCTGCAGCAGAGCGCCGGCAACACCAGCGACACGAACCTCTTGGGGACCTACATCTATCAGACCGGCATCGCCGGCGGAGACTACGGCATGGCCTCAGCCCTGGCCATGATCATGCTGCTGATCCTCGTGCTGCTCACCTGGCGGTACGTCAGGATCCTCAGCCGACAAGGAGACCTGACATGA